A genomic region of Candidatus Methylomirabilota bacterium contains the following coding sequences:
- a CDS encoding AMP-binding protein, which produces MSAQGMTVYDVIARGAAAHGDAPAFVHGDTTVSFRAFQERVDALAGGLAALGIGRGDRICILAQNDLAYLDLYGACARQGIIAYPINWRLTGDEVARVLERAAPTMMVADASTLGVVGGWPGEKKTVPYWYLLGSSPSAPGFAPLATLYRGGAGPAGDEVASNDIFAVISTAAVDVIPRGAALTHTNVLAANLTIMAATGLGPADRYLAALPLFHITALGWTLATFHAGGASVLVSRWDADEAVRLIDRHRVSYLSDFPPVLTTLLDAAEKAGSRLSSLHHVSGLDAPQTIQRLHDTTGAKFWTGFGQSETTGFVSIVRVVDKPGSAGKPVPAAHVKVVDDYDRDVPAGSPGEIVVRGPLVFQGYYDQPDVTAYTFRGGWHHTGDVGRFDAEGYLYYVKRKPEKELIKPGGENVYPAEVETVIMQMPGVTAVCVYGIPDPRWGEAIKAVLEVKDAARHSAQSVGEFVVSKIARFKRPHVVVFTDAMPRGADGAVDREAVKSKWGDGH; this is translated from the coding sequence GTGTCCGCGCAGGGTATGACGGTCTACGACGTCATCGCGCGCGGCGCGGCCGCGCACGGGGACGCGCCGGCTTTCGTCCACGGCGACACCACCGTATCGTTTCGGGCCTTCCAGGAGCGCGTGGACGCCCTCGCGGGCGGGCTCGCCGCCCTCGGCATCGGCCGGGGCGATCGCATCTGCATCCTCGCCCAGAACGACCTCGCGTACCTCGATCTCTACGGCGCCTGCGCGCGGCAGGGGATCATCGCCTACCCCATCAACTGGCGCTTGACCGGCGACGAGGTGGCGCGCGTGCTGGAGCGCGCGGCTCCGACGATGATGGTGGCGGACGCCTCCACGCTCGGCGTGGTCGGCGGCTGGCCCGGGGAGAAGAAGACGGTCCCGTACTGGTACCTGCTCGGCTCCTCCCCCAGCGCCCCCGGCTTCGCGCCGCTCGCGACGCTCTACCGCGGCGGCGCCGGCCCGGCGGGCGACGAAGTGGCCAGCAATGACATTTTCGCCGTGATTTCCACCGCGGCAGTGGATGTGATTCCCCGGGGCGCCGCGCTCACCCACACCAATGTGCTCGCGGCCAACCTTACCATCATGGCGGCCACCGGCCTCGGCCCCGCCGACCGCTATCTGGCCGCGCTGCCGCTCTTCCACATCACCGCGCTGGGCTGGACCCTCGCGACCTTCCACGCCGGGGGGGCGAGCGTGCTCGTCTCGCGCTGGGACGCGGACGAGGCGGTGCGCCTGATCGATCGCCACCGCGTGAGCTATCTCTCCGACTTCCCCCCGGTGCTCACCACGCTGCTCGACGCGGCGGAGAAGGCGGGCAGCCGCCTGTCGAGCCTGCACCACGTGTCCGGCCTCGACGCGCCGCAGACCATCCAGCGCCTTCACGACACGACCGGCGCCAAGTTCTGGACGGGCTTCGGGCAGTCCGAGACCACGGGCTTCGTGTCGATCGTCCGCGTGGTGGACAAGCCGGGCTCGGCAGGCAAGCCGGTGCCCGCCGCTCACGTGAAGGTGGTGGACGACTACGATCGTGACGTGCCCGCGGGCAGCCCCGGCGAAATCGTGGTGCGGGGGCCGCTGGTGTTCCAGGGTTACTACGACCAGCCGGACGTCACCGCCTACACCTTCCGCGGCGGCTGGCATCACACGGGAGACGTGGGCCGCTTCGACGCCGAGGGGTACCTCTACTACGTCAAGCGGAAGCCCGAGAAAGAGCTGATCAAGCCGGGCGGCGAGAACGTGTACCCCGCCGAGGTGGAAACCGTCATCATGCAGATGCCGGGGGTCACCGCCGTGTGCGTCTACGGCATCCCCGATCCCCGATGGGGTGAGGCCATCAAGGCGGTGCTGGAGGTCAAGGACGCCGCCCGCCACTCCGCACAGTCGGTGGGCGAGTTCGTGGTCTCGAAGATCGCGCGCTTCAA
- a CDS encoding ABC transporter ATP-binding protein has protein sequence MLSLNNVEVIYDSVILVLKGVSIGCAEGRITTLLGANGAGKTTTLKAVSGLLRTERGEVTKGTVELNGERIDRLPAYEVVGRGIVQVFEGRRVFEHLTTEENLIAGAHTQRDRGKVAEGIERVYQYFPRLKERRHVQSGYLSGGEQQMLVIGRALMSTPKVMLLDEPSLGLAPMLVEEIFSIVQRLNQQEKLTVLLVEQNATMALRIADHGYVMENGRIVLEGTGDALRENADIKEFYLGLTEVGARKSYRDVKHYKRRKRWLS, from the coding sequence ATGCTGAGCCTCAACAACGTCGAGGTCATCTACGACAGCGTGATCCTCGTCCTCAAGGGCGTGTCCATCGGCTGTGCGGAAGGACGCATCACCACGCTGCTGGGCGCCAACGGCGCCGGCAAGACCACCACCCTCAAGGCGGTGTCCGGCCTGCTCCGTACCGAGCGGGGCGAGGTGACGAAGGGCACGGTGGAGCTCAACGGGGAGCGCATCGACCGCCTCCCTGCCTACGAGGTGGTGGGGCGCGGGATCGTCCAGGTGTTCGAGGGCCGGCGAGTGTTCGAGCACCTCACCACCGAGGAGAACCTGATCGCGGGCGCCCACACCCAGCGCGACCGCGGCAAGGTCGCCGAGGGGATCGAGCGCGTCTATCAGTACTTCCCGCGCCTCAAGGAGCGCCGCCACGTGCAGTCCGGCTATCTCTCCGGCGGCGAGCAGCAGATGCTGGTGATCGGGCGTGCCCTCATGTCCACGCCCAAGGTGATGCTGCTCGACGAGCCGTCGCTCGGGCTGGCCCCCATGCTCGTCGAGGAGATCTTCAGCATCGTGCAGCGGCTGAATCAGCAGGAGAAGCTCACCGTGCTCCTCGTCGAGCAGAACGCCACCATGGCGCTCAGGATCGCGGACCACGGATACGTCATGGAGAACGGACGCATCGTGCTCGAGGGCACCGGCGACGCCCTCCGGGAGAACGCCGACATCAAGGAGTTCTACCTCGGGCTCACCGAGGTGGGCGCGCGCAAGTCCTACCGCGACGTCAAGCACTACAAGCGGCGCAAGCGCTGGCTGAGCTGA